Genomic window (Nitrospira sp.):
TCGGCAGCACGAACCGAGTAAGTCCATAGAACCACAGCAACAGCACGGCATTGCCTTGATAGCAGACGGTACCATCTAGCAGTGCATGCACCACCTTACCGACCGCATGAGGGGAAGCCAGGATGAGGCATCCCTGGCCAGCGTTGTCGAAGCAGAGGCTCAAGGTAGGAGCGAGTGCCGATCCGCGATGGGACGTAACAGTGCGTGGTGAAAAGACATAGTGGTGCGCAACACCGTCGGCGCTCCCGAGTTGAATCGTCAGATCACGTGTGACTTGTCGGCGGAAGGTTTCGCTCAGCCGAGAGGCCAATTCCAGACCAATCCCCAAGGTGGCGAGCACGAGCGCGAAGATGTTGCGCACAACCCAGCCGCTGGGATTATGCGAATGCGTCATATTGCACCCGACAATGAGGGCGCCGGTTGCTCATGCCATCGACAAACGGCGCACCCGATAACTTGCCGGTCACGAGTGTACTGCCCCGACATGAAAGACCCATGATGAAATCATGAAGAACTTCTAATGACCCGCCCCGCGAAACTAGACCGAGTGGCACGTGAGGATTTGGCCTAGGCGTGGTCGGTATGAGCCGCCAGTGCGGCCATGCGAATCTACCATAGCTCACGTGAGTGCCTCTGCCCCCTACTGATAGCAGCCGGTCATGGACTTCTGCCTTGGGTCGAGGACTGCCATCGGCCACGAGCGGAAGTTCGACGCCGAGATCGCACCGCCATGAAGCGGTCCTCAGCCCTGTCGCATTAACGCGGAGTTGAGTGGCCTGAGTGGCTTTTCGCGCAGGTCCGCTCGAACGCAGGGTTAGAGCGCATTTAATCGCTATCCTTGGCGACCACGATGAAGTGCCGGTTGTGCACCCACCCACGCTTGAGCGAATTGGCGAGGTAATCGAAGTATTCGACCTTCGTCCAGTCGCCGCTTGTTTCTAACTGTACTACTTTCTGATTCCGGAGCAATACGTCAAGCTTTTCATGATCTGGCCCAGGCCCAGTTCGGAGATTTACTGACCGATCAGCGACGAGAAAGATTCTCTCTTGCCTATTGTTCCGTAGCGCATCTAGCTGGACAGATATGGTTTGTTCCATAGCGTCGAGCCTTTTTTGCAGACGCTCCTCTGACTGGTCTGTCGATACTTGAGAGAGATAGAAGAGGATAAGGGCAAGAACCAGATTTATATAGAACTCGGCACTTAGCGGGCCGAATGGAGCTTGCGCAGCCCTCTCCTTTACCGACTCTGCCAGCTGGTCCAAGGGCTCGGAAACATGCTCTTCAACCTGCTCCTCGTACTCTTCAATCAATAGGTCGTAGGCTTCCGCAAATGTCAGCGCTCCGTAGCCGCTCCTTATTTGGTCTGCTACCGTTGAAAATGCATCCAGAACAGGACTGCGCTCAAGCGCCTGAATAGCTTTGATCGCCGGGGATTCTTGAAGCTGGCGCATCGCCAGGAACGCGGGGGTTTCCTCGATCCCCCGCATCGCTTTCAGCGTAGGCGAGTCGTCTAGGTCGGGCAGCATACGTGTAATGGACGACTCTTCGATTTCGCGCATTGCTTTCATCGCTGGAGAACTCTCTATCTCTTGCATGATGCGGAACGTAGGAGAGTTATTCAGGTCACGCATCATCCGAGCGACGGGTGAATCCTCAATTGCTCGGATTGCTTTCATGACGGGAGAGTCGTCAAGAGCGCGCAGGGCGCGCAGCGTGGGGTCGTCAAAAATATCTTTCATGTCGAAATACCCTTCTAAATCTTAGCGAGGATAGCGCTCGGTCGAAATGCGCACTAACTATGTTTAGACCGATCCAAGTAAGAGCTGGATCCGACCATTTCTGTCCGTATAACACGCCAAAACAGTTTGTGAAGAATACGCCATGTCCGATATCGGTTCAATGAATTGCGACGGTGGGACCATGTATCACGGGTTCTTATGCGGATCGGTGTAAGACGCCCCTTTCTGGTAGCGGTCGGTCGTATACGTGCGCTTTGGGTCGGAGACCGATGGTCGAAGAACGGCCAGAAGCGGAAGTTCAGTACCGAGATCGCACCGCCATAAAGCAGTCCTCGCCCCTGCAAAGATAATGGGCAGTGTGCGATTTCTTTCTGGGCCATAGCTGGTTTTGGGCGCCCCCGTGTGTCCTCGATGAATAGGTGCCCAGCTTGCTCGCCGATGCCCTCCTGCAACGAAATAGTTCTTTGCCCCCAATTTCCATGGGCAGGTCGCGAGGGTAGAGGCTGCGCGCCACTGGCCAGAAAGACGGGCGACCTACTCACGTGTTCTGCGGCCAGGAGAAAAAACCAGGCACACGATTCGGTACAGCAGATAAAGGGACAGAAGACTGATGATTGCACCCAGCAACCCCGTCCATTTTGACCAGAAGATCGGGGGATTGATCAACGGCGTCGTATAAATATACAGGTCGCCGTTCTGATAGACCCGCCAAGGAATGCCCGGAGCGAGATAGTGGGCTGCATACCGATACGTGGCTGTGCCCTTGGCGATCTTATCCAGTTCACGATCCAGCAGAACCAGCCAATCGTGATCGAAGCGCGGAATGCCATGAGCACCGAAGAACTGCGTGTCGGCGCGAGTGAGCTGTAACAACCGGGTGCTGTTCTTCTTGTAGGCCGTCAGATCGGACCCCGATGCAAAGGCGATGATGCCGCCCAGATGACGATACACGAAATCGCCAGTGAAGACTTGATTGCGATCCCGATCGAACAGCACGACTGACTCCGTGGTATGCCCTGGCAAGTTGAAGACCTGGAGTGTCCGGCCTCCAAGGTCGAGCACATCCCCATCTGCTATAAGCCCCGAGACCTTGAGCGGCCTCCAGTCCATCCCGTGCGACTCCAATGGGCTGATCGTGTAGATCCCGTCTTTGATCTCGGCGCGGATGTCCGGGCGATCGATGAGGGTGACGCCATCAAATGTCGTGGCGTCGTAGATGTGGTCATAATGAAAGTGGGAGAGGATCAGCGTGATCGGCTTGTTACCCGTGTAACGCTCAGCCACCTTACGCATGGATTGAGCCCCGGCCGGACGTTCGCCGCTCCCTGCATCGAACATGAGAGCTCGGGTCTCTCCCACGATGAGATAGGACGTGTTGTACTGAGAGGACTTCGGTTCGTTGATGGCAACGGTCTGTGCATCAATCGCTTCCACCGCGTACCAGTCATCAATCATCCGTGACGCCGGGCTGTAGGTCTCGCCTTGGTGCACGTCGCCGAACACGTCAGCCGGTTCGACCATTCTCTCATAGCATCCGGCAAGACCGAGACAGACCATCACCCCCGCGACGATCGTCCCGCGTCTCATCATCACCGAGTTTGGGAATCGCTGTGGTATGGACAGCATCAAGGTGGTGCATCACCATACGGGGTGGGGACAAGCAATAGCCAGATTCCGGTGCCCGGTGCCGTCTGCGTGGCCGCACCGATCAGCGTCAGCCCGTCTCCAGGGCACCCATCGAGATGCGATCGACAGGGGTCCTGGCCGTCTCGATCCAGATACACCGCTGTCGCCATTCAGATACAGTATCCTTTCAGATTCAGTGAGGGACCACGGCCGTTCCGGTCACGCTGGATGCCGCGTTCAGATTGCTAACTGTCATGTTTTTGTACGCAATGGCATGCACTTAGCTACAGATTGTTATACGTCCAACGTAACGTCAGTACAGGTATGCAACTTGCTGAACTCCGTTCGTAGCAGCTGAAGAAAGAGGGTTGGACGATGCGATCGGGCGTGGGTGAGCGGGAGATTGTCGGTGCCACGTCGGTCGTGTTCAACACAGATGCCTCCTCAGGAAATACGCTCCGGAAAGGGAATAAGGATGGCCACGATCTTGCTGGTTGACGACCATGACGACCTCCGTCGCGCGCTGCGCGTGCGACTGGAAGCCGACGACCATCGGGTCGTGGACGCTGCGGATGGGGCCGAGGCGATTCGCTTGTGGGGTGAACACCACCCTGACCTCATCATCACCGATTTCACCATGCCGTGCATGGACGGGTTGGAGGTCATGAAGACCGTGGCGGCCCACCACCCGGCCCTGCCGATCATCTTGATGTCCGGCGGGATCGAAGACCCATTGCGCCAGTGTATCCTGCACCAGTTCCCATCGGTCCGCTATCTGCCGAAGGATAGGCTTTACGATCAGCTTCACCAGATGGTGCGAGCCTCCCTGGCGTAGGAGGCCTCCGCTCTGCGCGGACAGCCCCGCGAGGCCACGCGCTCGGATGGCGTGGTGGCACGAGTGGTGATTCCGTCCACGCCGGATCTGGCCACGCCTCCCCACCCTACGCCCTCACCTTGTTCGACTGGGATCACTCCGCTGAATGCGCGCATCACTCCACCCTGCCTCACCCCTGAGGCCCCACCTGCGTCCCAGCATCGTATGCCGGCTGACGCCAACGCCCCGCCTCCCATACATGGGTGACCATAAGAGGCTGATTGTCACAACGACCATGCGTGAGATGTGACAGAGTGCGAGAACGGATGCCATGCAGCGTCGGTCCCATCACTGTGCCATGCGCCCTGAAAGGGAACCGGGAGACGTCTCGCGCTGGTGGACACAAGACGGTCACGGAGAGAACGGCACAACCAGACACACGATGCCCAGCACCAGAGCCCCCGCAATCAGCCAGAGGAATCCATCGCGCGTGGCCTCGAACAGACTCAGCAACACGCCGGCGCAGAGGAGCAGGAGGACCACGCTCATGACAGGATGGTATTGTATCAGAGCGATCTGACAGGGCGAGAAAAGCCGTGAGAGTGGAGGGAAGCGCGACTTCTCAATCACCGGTGAGAAATCCACATCTGCTGGCATCCCGGTTCTGCGTGTCTCGGCGCCGACTCCATCACCTTCTCCTGACAGGCCAGGGCATAGTCGATCCTGTCGCGGTCGCTTCCTGTGAGAGACGCACACTGGCTGCACGAATCCGGTGACGTATACTTCGCGCAATCTGTTCCATGGGACATGATACGTCCCGCTGAAGAGATGTTGCCGCCTATTCCTCCCACTCCTCCTACGTGGTCCTGTTCTCGTCCTCAGCCCAGGGGACTCCGAGGCCTTTGGCTTCAATCTTAATCAGCTTCGCGAGATAGCTTCCCATATTAATCGGTTCTCCACGCGCCTTCCTTTCTTTCACTTCACCAATCCGAAGCCAAATCCGTGGGTGAGGAACTACCGCGATCGCTCGCTTCCACCATTTTTCCCACACGTCCGGATCTTTCCGGCGACCGGACAAACTTATAATCTCGTCTAGTAACCGTGCTGCTGAATTAGTATCAGTGGCTGATGTCATGGCCGCTCCTGTACTTGGTTCCGGAAGCGCCGTGAGAAATGGATCGATTACAGGATCTGAGTCCCTATGATGCGGTTCTCCGAGTTCATACTTAGCCTGTAACTCTGGCAATTGAGCTTCCGTTTTCCACCAAGCTGACCCAGCATCCCAAATAAACAGAAAGTCTTTTTGCTCCCGTACCCCGACCGGCACAATCTGCCAATGCTCTAGGAACCCTCGCTTCAGAAGTTCACAATGGGCCTCGGTAAACTGTTCCATCACTTTCGACTTCGCCATATATCTCTTGATTTGCCAATACCCTACAAGATCGGAATATCGCTGTTCTGCATGTCCTTTTCCGAGATAGAAGAGATTATGCAGTAACTGATGTAGTAACTTTGAGAGTGACCCCTTCATCCCAGTAAATAGTGAGTGATCAATTACAAAACAATTGCCCATCAACAAACTATCGCGATACCACGGAGCAAGCTCCACCTCATACTTATCTACCATCTCACCCTTCTTATTTGGTTGCCCTGGTAATACCACCGTTCCGAAGATCTTAAAAACAATCCCCTTGTTGCTTCGCAACCGTTTGCGATTCAAGGGACCACTCCCTCTTGTCCCCTCCCCTACCTCAGTTTTTGTGCGACCTGCTGAAATCATAGTCCCAGCCATCCGTAAAAAGAAGCGATCGACCTCAGCATACGCAGCACCCGACGGCTCCTTCCCCGCCGCCTGCAGAATCTCTGCTCCTGAAATTCTCACAATGGGGTCTAAGACTTTCTTCCGCTCAAGCTGGCTAAGCGCCCAGCGTTCAAACCCACGGAAGAGCTCAAGATCCACGGAATTCGGAAGTCCTAGGTCTCCGCTCGCATAAATCACCAAGGGGATTTTTCGCAGTTCACCTCGATAGTACACCTCACGCACAACTTCCTTTTCGCGAAGTCCTTCTTTCCGGTTCTTGCTTTTGACTTCCCAGAGAGGAATCGACCCCAAAATATGCTCTGCAAGTAATAAGACGGGAGCATTCAGAAGAAATCCTTTTTTTTGAGGATCAGGCACAGAATGGGAGGGATTTCCTTCCGAAGATGTGACTAAATCAGCGTGTTCCATCGTAACGTAGATTAATCCTTCGTTAATTCTCTAACGTAGTAGTTGCTTATAGCGATCTCTGATCGTTGGAGTTTCATATAGTTAGGACTGAATATCTTTCTGTCATCGATCGAACTTTCTCTCAACTATCGATTAGTTTCAGTCAACTATCGTTGATCCTCTTCGGTCAACTATCGAACCTGCGGTCAAGTATCGAAAATTGTTCGGTCAAGTATCGAAGGCCTGTGGATAACCGAGTAAATGTCGAGAATCTTCTGAATATCGTCAGTAGTAGAGACACAGTCACTGCGAAAATGGCACAAAAGAATAAAAGTCTCTTGTAATCTTTTCGATAGTTGAAAGAAGCGTAGGATGGAAACAACTTGAGGGCGTAATCTTTGGAAAGAATACACGCTACGCGCCTCTAAGATTATCCAACCTCGGATGTTTCGATTGTATGGGCGATTTCTCTATGACCATCCACGGTTTTTATTTGGGATAGACGGGCGAGGGCTTTTCGGATCGCTTGTTCTGAGCGCGCGATGTCATATTCATGGTTATCACGAAAACTGATGCGCAAGTTAAAGCCATCAGGCCGCTCTTCGTAGACAACAGATTCATACCCTTTATGCACGCGGGGCTTACGATTGATTTCCTCTTCGAGGCGGCGTGTACTCCACTTCTCCTGCACGACCCGTTGGGCAAGGCGAAGGCACTTCTCCGACGATTTCACACTAGCCAAGAGTTCCCCATGTAAGGCTCCAAATTCATGCCCAGGTGCATAGAGGAGATCTTGAACCTCCTGAGAGAGATCCAACACTTTCAGCATCCGTGTAATCCGCGCGCGCGAACATTTCAGCTGCTTGGCAAGGTCCTCATGGGTTAGGCTATGCCGGTCGATCAATCTAGCAAAGGATCGTGCTTGTTCAAGGACGCCGAGGTCCTGCCGATGTATGTTATCGATGAGCGCAAGATATTCAGCGTCTTGGTCTGAGTAATTGCGCACGATTGCCGGAATCGTGGCCCGGCCAAGTGCCCGGCTGGCTTCAGCCCGACGTGCCCCGGCAATAAGTTCGTACCGTCCATTCGTGGTGGTACGAACCAGAATAGGATTGATGACGCCGCGCTCACGTATCGACTCCTTCAATTCATTGAGTGCCTCCTCGTCTATCCCAATGCGAGGCTGATAGGGACTGGCATCGACTCGATCGAGTGAAACTTCCGTGATTCGTTCGTTTGTTCCTGCGCCAAAGACGTTGCGCATACTCTTGGCTTCTTCCTCACGGCGGCGATCATTGGCGACCGGAGATAAGGACTGATAATGCGCGTCAGGAAGTGAATCACCGATGTCGACCGGCTCCCGATCTCGTGACTTAGGTTTCATACTGCTATCTCCTCCTCCTCGTCGTTAAGCATCCGGTTGCTTGAGGATTCCCGGCGAATGCTGACCCTCGATCAACAGCTTCATCACTTGGTAGTAATCCCAAGCGGCACGATGATCCGGTGTTAAGCGCTCCACCGGAAGTGCGAGGCGATCATACAGCGTCTGGCCCCGCATGCCCGATTTGGCAATCGTCGCGTCGATACGAATAGGTGGGAAGATCGGATAGTATTTTTCATACTTATTCTTAATACTCGTGAGCGTCGAATCCGTTACGGCCAGACGATGATCTACAGCAACAGGCAAAATGCCGGCAATGGTGGCACGGATGTCATAGTCCTGCTTCAAGAGGCTGAGACTCTCGATGACCTGATGGGATCCGACAAAGGACATGTAATCCATCGCGATAGGAACTAGGAGACTATCGACCGTGTGATACACGGATTGCAGAATCGGAGACAGGCCAGGTGGGCTGTCGATGAGGATCAAATCGTAGTGCATATCCTTGACGGGAGCAAGGGCTTCGCGCAGTTTACCGACAGTTTCCGCACGATTCCCTGACTGGATCAATTTTGTTTCGGTTTCAGTCAAGGCTTTATCACTAATGATCACATCCAACGTTCCTTTTTCTGGCCCGGTACGCACGCCTTTGACAATCACCTCTTCAAGCTTAAACCCATTATCGAGGAGGTCGTGCAGCGTGGAGTCGTGCTGGATCTTCAGGATATTTCTCAACGACCCTTGAGGATCGCTGTCAACCAGGAGGACGCGCTTTCCGTATAAGGCCGCGGCATGCGCGATGTGAACGGACGTCGTAGTCTTACCGACTCCTCCACGTTGATTATGGGGTGCTATGATCATGACTCGCCTCCCTCGTGGGTCCGTTGAACATCCCGTTGCCTAACCTTTTCCATCCCTCTCATCACTGACGGTCATACCTTTTCGCTGTTGCATCAGGATCTTTATTTTGTCTACGTCATCCTGCGTGAACATGCGATAGGAGTTTCTGGAGTTTCGTCGGGCATCTGGAATTTTTCCTTCTTTAATCCAACGTTTAAGCGTGTCGCGATGAATACCAAGGGTCTTAGCGACCTCCGTCATCGTGAGGGCACTATCTGCCCTAGCCTGTTGTTCTTCCTTTCGACGTTGCTTAATACGACCAGCCAAGATAGCTGGGGTCTCTTTTTGGCGTTTGTACGTCTTCATGATTGATAAAAACCTGGGGTAGAAATTGAATATGCATAACCTAGGGTAACACGCTTGTATCAAAGAGATCAGTCCGTGTCAATGCATTATGTTGTATGTGACGGATCTAGAACGCCCATTCATGGGGTTCATCAAAGGCGTCATCGTTGGTTGTTACGCGCGTAACATAGTAAAAGAATAAAAGAGATGCACGCTTGTGTTGTTCGTCCGGTTCTATCGATAAATAAGTGCGCACCTGTTTCATGTAAGAGAAAGGCTAGCATCAAATGCGGTATACATTGATTCTTTTAATTGTACGTTTATGACACCACCTACTTTTAAAATGGATCAAGCAATGTCATTGGAGTGAACAGATGCTGTAGCACTGGGGTAGGGATGTGAATCTAGAGGGAGATCGGTGTGCGGAATATAGCTGATCTGGGGTCTTCTGATGATAATTGAGAAACCTGAACGATGTTACCCGCGTAACATAACAATCTTTTATTATAATAATAACTTTTCATCTTTCTGCTTGTTACTCACGTAACATGATGGATTACGTACGAGAAAAATAACGCCGACCGATTTCATCATCTATATGCGATGAATAGAGAGTGTGGCTTATGGTCAGAAGATTGAAGCGCCAGGTGGAGACGGTTAGGGTTTCAAGACAGGATCGAAGGAAAACATATTAGGGTAGTGGCGTCTAATATGATGGTACATTGTTCGACGCATGGTCTCATACAAGACGTATTGATGGAAGGCGTCCTTGTTGACCACCATTCCGAGCGTAAGCAAATTGTCCTTGACAGTGTCCTCCACGTCAGCTCGCTCTTTAGGCTGAAGCGAAAGATAGGATTGTTCAAGCAGGACGCGGTCATCGGAGCTCAGAGTGAGCAGGCGGTTTTCGATTGAATGGTCGATGAGCGACCGGACTTTCAATCGGCTGCGCTGCGGGGGATTTTGGAACCTCCGTTTCTGGTAGGTGTACCATCGGACTTGATAGTGTCCAGGGGTATGAGCCCCACCTCTATCTACGACATTAACCAGATCTACGGACGGACTGCTCAACTGTCGGAGTGCCTGGCTGACAGTCTCCTTACTGAGACCGGTCTTCTCAGTCAGCGCTCGAATAGTGATGCGGACTCGATCCCGCCCTCGAGCAAGAGTCTCGCGCACGAGTTGGAGGAATACACGTTGGGCGGAGACCGGAAGCGCCGTGAGTCCACCATCTAGGTAGCGATGGAGAATGGCGATATAGTGAAGCGGGGAATCACAGGCGTTGCGCAGCTCCTCAACGGATAGGGGCTCACTCTGGACGGCGGTTGGGGATTCCTGGTCGATCATGCCAGCGTGCTATCTCACTGAGATACAAGGGAGAGCGAGATTCATATTAAGTACTTATACCAATAATGATCTTTGTCCTAGTAAATAAGTATGGTGGCTATAATAGGACAAATCCTTGGTCATGTCCAGCAACTCCAAGAAGAGGTATCCGGGATGGCCACCTTCTCGGATGCCTTGATCTTTCGGAGGGAAGCGGGTAGGGTGGCGGCGGGTGGGGAGAGACCCGGGAAATTGGGCCGGGAAGAAACCTTCTCATGGTATTCGTGGCAGACCCTGCTGCCCGAAGGGACGCGCTGCGAGCTCTGCACGCTCCGCCTACATCTACCATTTATAGAAAAGTGCCGGGCCGGACGGGGGATCCAGGGACCGCGTCGTCTGAAATAGTTCTCCATTTATATACAGAGAGACAGACACCGGAGAGACGGAAGGGAGAGACCCATGGAGCTGGTACCGTTGACTCCTGAGCACGCGCCGCCGGATCGGAGTCCATCCACGGCGTTGGTCCCCTTAGCCACGACCGGGCTTCGACGAGCGGGTGGAGAACCGTCGCCGCTCTGTTTGGCGCTGTCGTCCTCCACGCTCATTGGGCTCCGTGTCTACCTCGATGAGTTCGCCCGACAGCTCACTCAACAAAAGCCAGAGTCGTCGACGGCCAAGACGTACTGGAAACGCGGCCGCTTTTTCATCGCGTGGCTGGAGCAGGGGAGGGACCCACAGCTGCGTCGCCTCGATCGCGCCTGTCTGGAGGCGTATCGCGAGTGGCTCGATCGACGGTTTCCGAATCTCCGCACCAAGAACGGCTATCTCACGGCGGTGCGGCAGTTCCTCGCCTGGCTCGTGCCGCTCCATCCGGGCTTGGTGAATCCCGCCGACTTTGTCCACGGTTGGACGTGCAGTCGGCAACACACACGGCGGCATTTACCCGTGGAAGATGCGAAGGTGTTACTCGCAACTCTGGAGGCTGATCCGCGAAAGTCAGCGGTGCAGCGTGCGCGCAACGTCGCGATGGCGTATCTCATGCTGAAGACGGGATTGCGGACGATTGAAGTCAGTCGAGCCTGTATCGAGCATCTACAAGAACATGTGCCGGGGGAGAAGTGGAAGTTGTGGGTGCATGGGAAGGGCAGAGCGTCGGCCGATGAATCGGTGCAGGTGTTGCGGGAGGTTTATGACAAGATCCAAGCCTATCTGCGGCTTCGACCGGAACCCCTGCAGGGGAGTAATCCGCTGTTTGCCACGACGGCCTGTCATGATCGGGGAGGGGATGTCGTGACGGCAGCTGGAAAGCCCCTGTCGACGCGAGCGATACACCGAATCATTACAGAAGGGCTGCTCTTAGCTGGCGTCAAGAAGCCCGGAATTGTGGTCCATAGTCTTCGGCATTCGACACCGACTTTTGCCTTGCTTAATGATGCCAATCCGACGCGGGTGCAGAAGATGATGCGGCATCAGCACTATGCCACCACGGAGATTTATGTCGAAGAGGTCCAGCGGCTGCTCGAGGGAGCGGAAGATGCGGTGACGCAGATTTAACCCTGAACGATCCTCCCCTGGTTTGAGATGGACTCTCCAGAAGGTTCGCTAAACAAACTGGCGGGGGCGTCTACCGCGAAAGGATTCCGAGGATCTCATCCAGCGGGCGGATAGTACCCAACAGCAATGGATCGCCAAACCGCTTATTGTGATGGTTCTCCTCGACCTTCAATAAGCCGGTCACAAGATTGTTGAAGTCATCAAGTCTCGCCGTCTCAAAATACGTGATGAATCCAGATCGTCCAAGCCAATGTCTTACAGAAGCAGATAGAGCAGGCTGAACCACGAAGAAATGAATTGACCGTCAGCGAGACACGGTTCCATACGCTCGTGGAACGCTCTCCC
Coding sequences:
- a CDS encoding ParB/RepB/Spo0J family partition protein — protein: MKPKSRDREPVDIGDSLPDAHYQSLSPVANDRRREEEAKSMRNVFGAGTNERITEVSLDRVDASPYQPRIGIDEEALNELKESIRERGVINPILVRTTTNGRYELIAGARRAEASRALGRATIPAIVRNYSDQDAEYLALIDNIHRQDLGVLEQARSFARLIDRHSLTHEDLAKQLKCSRARITRMLKVLDLSQEVQDLLYAPGHEFGALHGELLASVKSSEKCLRLAQRVVQEKWSTRRLEEEINRKPRVHKGYESVVYEERPDGFNLRISFRDNHEYDIARSEQAIRKALARLSQIKTVDGHREIAHTIETSEVG
- a CDS encoding SH3 domain-containing protein codes for the protein MKDIFDDPTLRALRALDDSPVMKAIRAIEDSPVARMMRDLNNSPTFRIMQEIESSPAMKAMREIEESSITRMLPDLDDSPTLKAMRGIEETPAFLAMRQLQESPAIKAIQALERSPVLDAFSTVADQIRSGYGALTFAEAYDLLIEEYEEQVEEHVSEPLDQLAESVKERAAQAPFGPLSAEFYINLVLALILFYLSQVSTDQSEERLQKRLDAMEQTISVQLDALRNNRQERIFLVADRSVNLRTGPGPDHEKLDVLLRNQKVVQLETSGDWTKVEYFDYLANSLKRGWVHNRHFIVVAKDSD
- a CDS encoding ParA family protein; protein product: MIIAPHNQRGGVGKTTTSVHIAHAAALYGKRVLLVDSDPQGSLRNILKIQHDSTLHDLLDNGFKLEEVIVKGVRTGPEKGTLDVIISDKALTETETKLIQSGNRAETVGKLREALAPVKDMHYDLILIDSPPGLSPILQSVYHTVDSLLVPIAMDYMSFVGSHQVIESLSLLKQDYDIRATIAGILPVAVDHRLAVTDSTLTSIKNKYEKYYPIFPPIRIDATIAKSGMRGQTLYDRLALPVERLTPDHRAAWDYYQVMKLLIEGQHSPGILKQPDA
- a CDS encoding MerR family transcriptional regulator, whose protein sequence is MKTYKRQKETPAILAGRIKQRRKEEQQARADSALTMTEVAKTLGIHRDTLKRWIKEGKIPDARRNSRNSYRMFTQDDVDKIKILMQQRKGMTVSDERDGKG
- a CDS encoding tyrosine-type recombinase/integrase yields the protein MELVPLTPEHAPPDRSPSTALVPLATTGLRRAGGEPSPLCLALSSSTLIGLRVYLDEFARQLTQQKPESSTAKTYWKRGRFFIAWLEQGRDPQLRRLDRACLEAYREWLDRRFPNLRTKNGYLTAVRQFLAWLVPLHPGLVNPADFVHGWTCSRQHTRRHLPVEDAKVLLATLEADPRKSAVQRARNVAMAYLMLKTGLRTIEVSRACIEHLQEHVPGEKWKLWVHGKGRASADESVQVLREVYDKIQAYLRLRPEPLQGSNPLFATTACHDRGGDVVTAAGKPLSTRAIHRIITEGLLLAGVKKPGIVVHSLRHSTPTFALLNDANPTRVQKMMRHQHYATTEIYVEEVQRLLEGAEDAVTQI
- a CDS encoding MBL fold metallo-hydrolase; protein product: MMRRGTIVAGVMVCLGLAGCYERMVEPADVFGDVHQGETYSPASRMIDDWYAVEAIDAQTVAINEPKSSQYNTSYLIVGETRALMFDAGSGERPAGAQSMRKVAERYTGNKPITLILSHFHYDHIYDATTFDGVTLIDRPDIRAEIKDGIYTISPLESHGMDWRPLKVSGLIADGDVLDLGGRTLQVFNLPGHTTESVVLFDRDRNQVFTGDFVYRHLGGIIAFASGSDLTAYKKNSTRLLQLTRADTQFFGAHGIPRFDHDWLVLLDRELDKIAKGTATYRYAAHYLAPGIPWRVYQNGDLYIYTTPLINPPIFWSKWTGLLGAIISLLSLYLLYRIVCLVFSPGRRTRE
- a CDS encoding response regulator codes for the protein MATILLVDDHDDLRRALRVRLEADDHRVVDAADGAEAIRLWGEHHPDLIITDFTMPCMDGLEVMKTVAAHHPALPIILMSGGIEDPLRQCILHQFPSVRYLPKDRLYDQLHQMVRASLA